A single region of the Gossypium arboreum isolate Shixiya-1 chromosome 12, ASM2569848v2, whole genome shotgun sequence genome encodes:
- the LOC108477626 gene encoding uncharacterized protein LOC108477626, protein MESTALNGRITRWKILLSEFDIVYVNQKAVKGSAIADFLASKALEDYEPLNFDFSNKDLMYIAATENDSQENHPWKLNFDGASNAVEYEACIIGIRAAVKRKIKVLEVYGALVIYQLKGEWETRDPKLINYGKIVLELMEEFDDITFCYLPQDENQMADALATLASMIKVNKQEDMKPIHMSVYEASAHCCNIDEEEEQDDHPWTSTKATPFSLVYGMEVILPIEVEIPSLIVLSGVKLDEEEWIQS, encoded by the exons atggagtcaacagctttgaatggaaggataACCCGATGGAAAATTCTGCTTTccgaatttgacatagtctatgtgaaccaaaaGGCAGTAAAAGGAAGTGCGATAGCAGATTTTTTGGCCAGTAAAGCTTTAGAAGATTACGAACCCTTAAACTTTGATTTTTCGAACAAAGATTTGATGTACATTGCAGCTACAGAAAATGACTCTCAAGAAAACCACCCTTGGAAGTTAAATTTTGATGGAGCCTCAAATGCAGTGG aatacgaagcatgcatcatagGTATCCGTGCAGCCGTAAAACGAAAGATCAAAGTGCTAGAGGTATATGGGGCACTAGTAATCTATCAGCTTAAAggcgaatgggagacaagagatcccAAATTAATCAATTATGGAAAGATAGTTTTGGAGTTAATggaagagtttgatgacatcactttCTGCTACCTCCCACAAGATGAGAACCAAATGGCTGACGCATTGGCTaccttagcttctatgatcaaagtAAACAAACAAGAGGACATGAAGCCTATCCATATGAGTGTTTATGAGGCTTCGGCTCATTGCTGTAACATTGACGAAGAAGAGGAAcaagatgatcacccttg GACCTCTACCAAGGCAACGCCTTTCTcactggtttatggaatggaagtgaTTTTACCCATCGAGGTCGAGATTCCTTCCCTCATAGTTTTGTCAGGAGTGAAATTGGATGAAGAAGAATGGATCCAGTCTtga